Proteins co-encoded in one Acinetobacter lwoffii genomic window:
- the scpB gene encoding SMC-Scp complex subunit ScpB → MTLNQNTLLSAEDNRHEVLMQLEAIIFASDSAVSLARLKEAFQDRYNKQELRQYLQQLSMLMHGRSIELIETAQGYRFQVRAKYRNIIAQTWPERPARLSPSLLETLAVIAYHQPVTRADIEQIRGVTNNSQNLRTLFDWNWIIESGFRELPGRPALLMTTPQFLNAFGLNSLGQLPPLQDAKEAFMALDANAPKS, encoded by the coding sequence ATGACACTCAATCAAAATACGCTGTTATCTGCAGAAGATAATCGGCATGAAGTCCTGATGCAACTTGAAGCCATTATTTTCGCTAGTGACTCTGCTGTTTCATTGGCTCGTCTGAAAGAAGCTTTTCAGGATCGCTATAACAAACAGGAATTACGTCAGTATTTACAACAACTTTCCATGCTGATGCATGGCCGTTCGATCGAACTGATTGAAACAGCACAAGGTTATCGTTTTCAAGTGCGTGCAAAATATCGTAATATTATTGCACAGACCTGGCCTGAGCGACCGGCTCGCTTATCGCCTTCATTACTGGAGACGCTTGCAGTGATTGCTTATCACCAGCCAGTGACTCGAGCGGATATTGAACAGATTCGTGGTGTTACGAATAACAGTCAAAACCTGCGTACGCTGTTTGACTGGAACTGGATTATAGAGTCCGGATTTCGTGAACTCCCTGGAAGACCTGCGTTGTTAATGACAACGCCACAATTTTTAAATGCGTTTGGCCTGAATAGTTTGGGCCAATTGCCTCCCCTGCAGGATGCCAAGGAAGCTTTTATGGCCCTCGATGCGAATGCACCGAAGTCATAA